A segment of the Bacteroidales bacterium genome:
TTATGTTTGTACCATCAGCAAAATACGACAATGGCTATGGAATAGATATTGACAGTCAAATCATTCTTCACGGCTACAAATACTCAAAAAGAAAGGACTTGCATAAATATTCAACAGAGAACCAATTGACCGAAATGGCTAAAAAATGGAAAGACTAAACCTATACAGACAAGAAAGCCCAGCTGGTAACACGGGCTCATAAGCAATGCGGGCGAAACAGTTAAATACAAAATGAAATCAATAATAAAGCAAACCGGTAATTACGCAGTGAAAGTTTTCAGAACCCGTAGGGGTCATAGCCGGAACCGTTAGCCATAAGTGTGAAAAAACAAAATTAAATAACAACAAGAGTGAAAAATAAACCATACATTTTTAGAAAAATAATAGCGGCTATAATTGACTATGCGATAATTTACGGTATAACATTTTTATACTTAATGAAATTTGGAAAACTGACTGGAGATGGTGGATACCAAGCAAATGGACTTTATGCTTTTCCTCCAATTATTTTATGGGTTGTTATGTTACCAATTGCTGAATCAGTATTTTCAAGGACATTGGGACATTGGATAGTCGGTTTAAAAATAGCAGATGAATCAGGAATTAAAGCTGATTTCATTCAAACGTTTAAAAGAAGATTGGCTGACATTGTGGAGATACCATTTTTCGGCATACCCGCAATAATTGCAATAAATAAGACTACGAAAAATCAAAGGATAGGTGACTTGTGGGCAGAAACTATTGTTGTGTCGCGAAAGGATGAAAAAGTGAAAATTGAAAACACCAGTGGCTAATAAATAGGACTCTGAGCGGCGCGCAGCGCCCAGCGATGAGTCGGTGTTGAACTATTCATCCGCCGCCAGGAGGACAACCGCCGGGATTGGAACTATGTACTTAACGAAGGTTTTTGTTGTTTTATAGCAGGTTGGTTA
Coding sequences within it:
- a CDS encoding RDD family protein; protein product: MKNKPYIFRKIIAAIIDYAIIYGITFLYLMKFGKLTGDGGYQANGLYAFPPIILWVVMLPIAESVFSRTLGHWIVGLKIADESGIKADFIQTFKRRLADIVEIPFFGIPAIIAINKTTKNQRIGDLWAETIVVSRKDEKVKIENTSG